A genomic segment from Leptotrichia sp. OH3620_COT-345 encodes:
- a CDS encoding co-chaperone YbbN, whose amino-acid sequence MLELDKDTFETEVLQAEGYVFVDFWSEGCVPCKALMPEVHKLAEKYEGKMKFTSLDTTKARRLAIKQKVLGLPTLAVYKDGEKLEEVTKDDATVENVEALIKKYL is encoded by the coding sequence ATGTTGGAATTGGATAAAGACACTTTTGAAACTGAAGTGTTGCAGGCGGAGGGATATGTATTTGTAGACTTCTGGAGTGAAGGTTGTGTACCATGTAAAGCTCTAATGCCGGAAGTTCATAAATTAGCTGAAAAATATGAAGGTAAAATGAAATTTACTTCTCTTGACACTACAAAAGCAAGACGTCTTGCTATTAAACAGAAAGTTTTAGGCTTGCCTACTTTAGCAGTTTATAAAGATGGTGAAAAACTTGAAGAAGTGACAAAAGACGATGCAACTGTAGAAAATGTGGAAGCATTAATAAAAAAATATTTGTAA
- the trxB gene encoding thioredoxin-disulfide reductase: MAEHFDLIIIGSGPAGLSSALYASRGRLKTLVLEKGQNGGQAAITHLIENYPGSIENPTGPNLTARMLEQCKSFGTEVRKEEVVEVDFSSKEKIVKCKDTVYTAKAVVIATGATPRKLDAPGIKELSGKGISYCATCDADFFKELEVYVVGGGNSAIEEAIFLSKFARQVHIVHMLDHFQCEGITLEKAKNTPNIDITTRTVVQEVKGDGILESIVFKNLDTEEVYEVEADEEDGTMGLFVFIGYTPQTELFKGKIELDQYGYIVAGENTETNVPGVFVAGDCRIKEVRQVVTAAADGAVSAIMAEKYISEHFE, from the coding sequence ATGGCGGAACATTTTGACCTGATAATCATCGGTTCAGGACCGGCAGGTTTATCTTCAGCATTATATGCGTCAAGAGGAAGACTGAAGACACTAGTTTTGGAAAAAGGACAGAACGGAGGTCAAGCGGCGATTACTCACTTGATTGAAAATTATCCGGGGTCTATTGAAAATCCTACAGGACCTAATTTGACTGCAAGAATGCTTGAGCAATGTAAAAGTTTTGGTACTGAAGTAAGAAAAGAAGAAGTTGTAGAAGTGGATTTTTCAAGTAAAGAAAAAATTGTTAAATGTAAGGATACAGTTTATACTGCGAAGGCAGTAGTAATAGCTACAGGAGCTACTCCGAGAAAATTGGATGCTCCGGGAATAAAAGAACTTTCAGGAAAGGGAATTTCATACTGTGCAACATGTGATGCAGATTTTTTCAAAGAACTTGAAGTATATGTAGTAGGTGGGGGTAACAGTGCTATTGAAGAAGCTATTTTCCTGTCGAAATTCGCGAGACAAGTTCATATAGTTCATATGCTTGATCATTTCCAATGCGAAGGAATTACTCTGGAAAAAGCCAAAAATACTCCTAATATAGATATTACAACGAGAACGGTAGTTCAGGAAGTAAAAGGTGATGGTATTCTGGAGTCTATCGTATTTAAAAATTTGGATACAGAAGAAGTATATGAAGTTGAAGCTGATGAAGAAGATGGAACTATGGGATTGTTCGTATTTATAGGATATACCCCTCAGACAGAGTTATTCAAGGGAAAAATCGAACTTGATCAGTATGGATATATTGTAGCGGGAGAAAATACTGAAACAAATGTTCCGGGTGTATTTGTAGCAGGAGATTGCAGAATTAAGGAAGTGCGTCAGGTAGTTACGGCGGCGGCGGATGGTGCAGTTTCTGCGATAATGGCTGAAAAATATATTAGTGAGCATTTTGAATAA
- a CDS encoding GrdX family protein, with the protein MKLLTNNPKFLNYVNKGIEVDFREVSYLKILEIARDYVHKNYEILTHPMYGSVKPNETLYRSVVLEPKDTLDINSVNLISHAIETFIKFRKNKETPLWQENIKEDFSVIDHDLITNAIERIIK; encoded by the coding sequence GTGAAACTATTAACAAACAATCCTAAATTTTTAAATTATGTAAATAAAGGCATAGAAGTGGATTTCAGGGAAGTAAGTTATTTAAAAATATTAGAAATAGCACGTGATTATGTACATAAAAATTATGAGATACTTACTCATCCTATGTATGGAAGTGTGAAACCGAATGAAACTCTTTACAGATCAGTAGTTTTGGAACCTAAAGATACTTTAGATATTAATTCGGTTAATTTAATATCCCATGCAATAGAAACTTTTATAAAATTCAGAAAAAATAAAGAAACTCCATTATGGCAGGAAAACATAAAAGAAGATTTCAGTGTTATAGATCACGACCTGATTACCAATGCTATAGAAAGAATAATCAAGTAA
- a CDS encoding TDT family transporter yields MKDFFKKYPVPISGIALGLVTLGNLLRSYGEIYRNVSGFLASVILILLLIKIVINFQEFKKELENPLIAGSFATFSMALIVLSTYIGNKEQGFFLWISGIIVHTALIIWFTSYYLPKRNIKTVFTTWFIVYVGIVTISVTAPAYKLISVGQTAFWFGFISYLILLPIVCYRVFVIKNIPEPALPTFSVFAAPAALLLAGYISSFPEKNLFIFYFLIFLTVFFYILVITSMPKLLKLKFYPSFSAFTFPLAISGLALKLAVGFIKNSGGNPALLRKFVIFGELTAIFAVAYVLIKYFIFLFKKV; encoded by the coding sequence ATGAAAGATTTTTTTAAAAAATATCCTGTTCCCATTTCGGGAATTGCTTTAGGATTGGTAACTTTGGGGAATCTATTAAGAAGCTATGGAGAGATTTACAGAAATGTATCAGGATTTTTAGCATCTGTTATTCTTATTTTATTATTAATAAAAATAGTTATAAATTTTCAAGAATTTAAAAAAGAATTGGAAAATCCTTTAATTGCAGGAAGTTTTGCAACATTTTCTATGGCTCTTATCGTTTTATCTACATATATCGGAAATAAAGAACAGGGATTTTTTCTTTGGATTTCAGGTATTATAGTTCATACCGCTCTTATAATATGGTTTACTTCATATTATTTACCTAAGCGGAACATAAAAACTGTTTTTACAACATGGTTTATAGTATATGTAGGCATTGTCACAATAAGTGTTACAGCTCCTGCATATAAACTGATATCTGTAGGACAGACAGCTTTCTGGTTCGGTTTTATTTCATATCTTATATTACTTCCCATTGTCTGTTACAGAGTATTCGTAATAAAAAATATCCCCGAGCCTGCATTACCCACATTTTCAGTTTTTGCTGCTCCTGCAGCACTACTTCTGGCAGGATATATAAGCAGCTTTCCTGAAAAAAATTTATTTATATTTTATTTTCTCATTTTTTTGACAGTTTTCTTTTACATACTTGTTATAACTTCCATGCCGAAACTGTTAAAACTGAAATTTTATCCGAGTTTTTCAGCTTTTACTTTCCCTCTTGCAATAAGCGGGCTTGCCCTTAAACTTGCAGTAGGGTTTATAAAAAATTCGGGAGGAAATCCGGCTTTATTGAGAAAATTTGTTATTTTTGGAGAACTTACAGCTATTTTTGCTGTTGCTTATGTTCTCATAAAATATTTCATATTTTTATTTAAAAAAGTTTAA